From the genome of Haloferax mediterranei ATCC 33500, one region includes:
- a CDS encoding helix-turn-helix domain-containing protein: MPHLKIKLNGEEVGGWLAELSTGFPTDEFRLLATQLRDEGALVTLEVQTPDGGDIIQEFETTPEVANVEVLHADSQVVLLQFLTRRSKVYDPLYESGCISIYPTLLQNGWFSVHVAAGHDSLANYLEELTAAEVPYQVISLSQSHETATILTNRQQQFIETAIEQGFYDDPKTCTLTELAETLNIHKSAASRLRHRTECRLITHFATETAR; the protein is encoded by the coding sequence ATGCCGCACCTGAAAATCAAGCTGAACGGGGAGGAGGTTGGAGGGTGGCTCGCGGAACTCTCAACGGGGTTTCCGACCGATGAGTTCCGACTTCTGGCGACGCAACTCCGTGATGAAGGCGCGCTGGTCACGCTCGAAGTCCAAACACCCGACGGTGGCGATATCATCCAGGAATTCGAAACGACACCCGAGGTAGCTAACGTGGAAGTCCTTCATGCGGACTCGCAGGTCGTACTTCTCCAGTTCCTCACTCGGCGTTCGAAGGTCTACGATCCGCTCTACGAATCCGGCTGCATCTCGATCTATCCGACACTTCTCCAAAACGGATGGTTTTCCGTACACGTTGCCGCCGGTCACGACAGCCTAGCTAACTATTTGGAGGAACTGACGGCAGCGGAAGTTCCGTATCAGGTAATCTCTTTGTCCCAGTCCCACGAGACTGCCACAATACTCACGAACCGACAGCAGCAATTCATCGAGACAGCCATCGAGCAAGGATTCTACGACGACCCCAAAACGTGTACGCTCACCGAACTCGCAGAGACACTAAACATCCACAAGTCTGCTGCGAGTAGACTTCGACACCGTACAGAGTGTCGTTTGATTACCCACTTCGCTACCGAAACTGCACGATAG
- a CDS encoding halocyanin domain-containing protein encodes MLRGLAVTGLGGLVGYTGSTAASDSDSDAKGTPSNETAEQMTENQNESLDAWRRSANDSYAVRLRDYRFDDPPTVYLGTWGTNSFSPAAVKVLPGTTVTWKWTDEETAYNVVATDGTFDSGKPVANKGSTFQYTFEEEGNYRYVSEPHAEIGMKGLVVVESIARSEYPKVDKWLADTSNYDGSVLDRTTSSSVDVTVGARGNASDLAFDPAAIKISPGTTINWIWSGKGGMHSIRFKEEDFGTDAPKSDPGKHFEHTFTETGIYRYECGPHTALGGRGAIIVE; translated from the coding sequence TTGCTGCGCGGACTAGCAGTAACAGGTCTCGGTGGACTCGTCGGCTATACCGGTTCGACGGCCGCGAGTGACTCCGATTCAGATGCCAAGGGAACGCCCTCCAACGAAACCGCAGAGCAGATGACCGAAAATCAAAACGAGTCGTTGGACGCTTGGCGTCGTTCCGCGAACGACTCGTACGCGGTTCGACTCCGAGACTACCGGTTCGATGACCCTCCGACGGTGTACCTCGGTACTTGGGGTACGAACTCGTTTTCGCCAGCCGCGGTGAAGGTTCTGCCCGGTACCACGGTCACATGGAAGTGGACCGACGAAGAGACGGCGTACAACGTCGTCGCTACGGACGGAACGTTCGACAGTGGGAAACCGGTTGCAAACAAGGGCTCGACGTTCCAGTACACCTTTGAGGAGGAAGGAAACTATCGATACGTCTCCGAACCCCACGCCGAGATTGGGATGAAAGGCCTCGTTGTCGTCGAGTCCATTGCACGAAGCGAGTACCCGAAAGTCGACAAATGGTTAGCCGATACCAGTAACTACGACGGGTCGGTGCTCGACCGGACGACTTCGAGTTCGGTTGACGTCACCGTCGGTGCGAGAGGGAACGCTTCGGACCTCGCATTCGACCCGGCCGCCATTAAAATCTCGCCGGGAACGACTATCAACTGGATTTGGAGTGGGAAGGGTGGAATGCACAGTATCCGCTTCAAAGAGGAGGACTTCGGCACGGACGCCCCAAAGTCCGACCCCGGCAAACACTTCGAACACACGTTTACCGAAACCGGCATCTACCGGTATGAGTGTGGCCCGCACACGGCGCTCGGTGGACGCGGTGCTATCATCGTAGAGTAA